From Haliotis asinina isolate JCU_RB_2024 chromosome 8, JCU_Hal_asi_v2, whole genome shotgun sequence, a single genomic window includes:
- the LOC137293574 gene encoding thyroid receptor-interacting protein 11-like isoform X1, with translation MSWLGGSISSLTGQISNLTKDILTEGTEEVSDHATELRLAQEKITEFQTLCGALKTENDRLKIFNRELEEKAESSELQINSISSQYRDVLQEKENELKELKKKHHEILEHQAKSALSPLTAPSTVPAHSQPGSLSTQTGLGFSEGIGGSEWDLGDNISLQHEINRLRQEATRLQTEAQHWKSVAGQLSQGDTSNEQFEASNAEIIQLRDRTKELERQLVQARDHQQHEIVSLQDVHTDKMAAIKKKHKQEIADLRKQIAALEQQLSDSRDNDSVRHGSSNLPEADRPGLTSESDVDDLRRELQQLHTQLSKVNTEKNKIETAKRHLEGVLEELQTEVGKLQDERDVYVEKIKLLDSTVADQRAQLETLKKAAGDDVIQLKEALEQALSEKGSLEKELGQVGQSLFDTKQRLLEQLDANHADALEILSDLQHVRHQMDNDSVDRRNRLMNEKQKLANQIYVLGQKQGQVKSTLVEAKSLSTHLTTEAAAIVESLGSHSHQQLTAELLGSLEKENLYLKEQNLKFQEQITLLERAASTQAQERIQCEETISRLKGQLKEDVDESSSISTLNDSLSTGSVRTVDGSDISELSRRNRELDLKVEQLQIEVDKYKTDIDQFEFVKSDWQLEKESLEEVLLQLRKQLQEREMELNIALAQKGLAEVKRQEKKSKATERTPAGEVVEETIVAEHQDLLQTGETTLEADIETFAVQAQRLSDANLQLEEERDQLEADKAALEEKVKLLENNVSTLEKSVQSEKQASPVQQQLEQRLKQHEKEMKAMEQEKLDLESSLEELDLQHQQAMDKLISIRDNLSQQVDTLNTSLSQKDTEIAQLSDELEQSRAQIEKVASSSQDQTDAAEGLDEGLVKELQSKLEKMQSEKEKEIQDLKEKCQNAAVAVNDLHMDKRELQEELGKMKQEITGKVSKLKEMREDHTRVVEENKDLRERLQEAEDEIEDWQERNEQTQVLQKQAGNKEIEELRNENSELKSKLEEYFTACENEKTRISRLLAENQRLSAQTEQFEVKKKESMHQASQALHDRISVLETQFDAVTLDKVNLEKEISQLEDKLHSQTKHYEHYIQELQNSQDKDASALQQDHQAMMQTCHEKELAIGELQSQINSLQSELEMTKETMQTSVDSHEQLTSILKEKDDEISSLKSANIELNTEYEELCAHMKEQEVLMESMKGMEKLLAASKEEIQRLRTEIEVNKMNMEQQKPDDMDQSKTLEVITELEKELALCKDKISQLEETVYAQESLINDHKAGITQLNEKHELHIREIEEERTKLARQDDLILILQEKSAEKEDEIADLKNKLTRASSLVEANKLQLLSEEDSSQCHPVLPALEYPEKAAIEYTPPSRKMDKQESLDKDDFDRDTSDKIETISKDIGELQLRLQEKDLVIQELQSNNASLLTMLEAKSLTSHGDKTLVSVHKLENEVKALKMEREQIMAVMTEKSRESSSLKAEVHRLMSVVSAEKSALDKLQEDNNQLQNRENPVDDMQREALQNLSRLVRDRELEIEALKQKNDTLLAVLQDSSQETQGSQINSLLQDKDNLSKQVMTFQAEREQMITYLNQKHQESVTYHNEIQRLTALVSTQTEQFETLNRNYTNLVPQFEDKTQTLLKTQNELLNYKQKYNELEIKYGELLGRSNMSETIDMATYNTKEVELQKTQDRLSELQQEVNDRDQKIQSLSSKIHELESIVSSKEAERISFKKQADNLTFQLQGLQTELHDFRTERVSTQQKSSEIDSELQVLKDTNNQLTLSLREKEFELTSLREKTATLTTLLQQQQGEKGQVDHLVQENASLHQQTVQYQQERDQAIMALQQKHSDVEELNKEIARLKEREMKLSRELERLRQHLLQIEEGYTGEALEAEEREKELRNRLAVAEEKILSSSSAVQSASQAANEQVETLKHQLQGVTSQRDAAYMQMTAMQEQCQQYAASLANLQMVLEQFQQDKDAQIAADTERYQDEIKILKDKMNTLQRTLDTTTSELEEASDGLEAAARLSEQLDKKEEAVAALKEEVLLREKSLKAAEEEIRKLTTSTEAKVDKLLMKNMLIGYFQTPSNQRSEVIHMMGGVLNFHPDDYAKIDQNRSSWVAGFLRFGSPRSGPTPPTTPVRGGRKAPSLDQSFSQLFVKFLEKESSPPPPPVRMPAEKMAQEVTDKHKENQKPVFNPFTAPRHVSMPLSIGEQTATTKPHILMAPMSPVTQTNPLIAPMSGDALSKGGSGRSTPQNSSAILKDVLGSR, from the exons GATTTTCCGAAGGCATCGGTGGATCTGAATGGGACCTTGGTGACAATATCAGTCTCCAGCATGAAATCAACCGGCTGCGTCAAGAGGCCACACGACTCCAGACTGAGGCTCAACACTGGAAATCAGTAGCAGGACAACTG AGCCAAGGCGATACAAGCAATGAACAGTTTGAAGCCAGCAACGCTGAAATCATCCAGCTTCGCGACAGAACCAAG GAATTGGAACGTCAGCTGGTACAGGCTAGGGATCATCAGCAACATGAAATTGTCTCCCTTCAGGATGTACACACAGACAAGATGGCCGCCATAAAGAAAAAACACAAGCAGGAGATAGCTGACCTAAGGAAACAGATTGCAGCACTTGAGCAACAGCTAAGTGACA GTCGGGACAATGACAGTGTGAGACATGGATCCTCCAACCTGCCAGAGGCTGACAGACCTGGACTGACTTCTGAATCTGATGTTGATGACCTGAGACGTGAGCTGCAGCAGCTGCACACACAGCTGTCCAAGGTCAACACAGAGAAGAACAAG ATCGAGACAGCAAAGCGCCACCTTGAGGGAGTGTTGGAGGAACTCCAGACCGAGGTGGGCAAGCTGCAGGATGAAAGAGATGTCTATGTGGAGAAGATCAAACTCTTGGACTCGACTGTTGCAGACCAGCGGGCTCAACTGGAGACACTGAAGAAAGCTGCTGGAGATGATGTCATACAGTTGAAGGAGGCTCTTGAAC aagcCCTCTCAGAAAAAGGTTCCTTGGAAAAAGAGCTGGGACAGGTTGGCCAATCTTTGTTTGACACGAAACAGAGACTCTTGGAGCAGCTGGATGCAAACCAT GCTGATGCTTTAGAGATATTAAGTGACTTGCAGCATGTACGCCACCAGATGGACAATGACAGTGTGGACAGACGCAACCGTCTGATGAATGAGAAGCAGAAACTAGCCAATCAGATCTATGTCTTGGGGCAGAAG CAAGGGCAGGTGAAGTCTACTCTGGTGGAAGCCAAGTCTCTCAGTACCCACCTAACCACTGAGGCAGCTGCCATTGTGGAGTCTCTGGGCAGTCATAGCCATCAGCAGCTCACCGCAG AGCTGCTTGGATCACTTGAGAAAGAAAATCTGTACTTGAAAGAACAGAATCTCAAGTTCCAAGAGCAGATAACTCTGTTAGAGCGAGCAGCAAGCACACAAGCCCAGGAAAGGATCCAGTGTGAGGAAACCATCTCTAGACTGAAGGGGCAGTTGAAAGAGG ATGTGGATGAATCCAGTTCTATATCAACACTCAATGACAGTCTTTCCACTGGCAGTGTCAG GACAGTTGATGGCAGCGACATATCTGAACTCTCACGCAGGAATCGTGAACTTGACCTCAAGGTGGAACAGCTTCAGATAGAGGTTGACAAATACAAAACAGACATTGACCAGTTTGAATTTGTGAAGTCTGATTGGCAGCTGGAGAAAGAATCTCTGGAAGAAGTCTTACTACAGCTGCGCAAGCAGCTTCAGGAGCGGGAGATGGAGCTCAACATCGCACTTGCCCAGAAG GGTCTAGCTGAGGTGAAACGGCAGGAGAAAAAGTCCAAGGCGACAGAAAGAACTCCG GCAGGAGAAGTAGTTGAGGAAACAATCGTGGCAGAACACCAGGATCTGCTGCAGACAGGGGAGACGACTCTTGAGGCTGACATTGAAACATTTGCTGTCCAGGCTCAAAGACTGAGTGATGCCAACTTACAGCTTGAGGAGGAGAGAGATCAGCTTGAGGCTGACAAG GCTGCACTTGAAGAAAAGGTCAAACTTTTAGAAAACAATGTGTCCACTTTAGAGAAGTCAGTACAAAGTGAAAAACAAG CATCTCCCGTGCAGCAGCAGCTGGAACAAAGACTCAAACAGCATGAGAAAGAGATGAAAGCAATGGAACAGGAGAAGCTGGACTTAGAGTCCAGCCTAGAGGAGCTGGACCTGCAGCATCAGCAAGCCATGGACAAACTCATCAGTATTCGGGACAACCTCTCCCAGCAGGTGGACACACTAAACACTAGTCTTTCACAGAAGGATACAGAAATTGCACAGCTCAGTGATGAACTGGAACAGTCCCGGGCGCAAATTGAAAAAGTTGCTTCATCATCACAGGACCAAACTGATGCCGCTGAAGGTTTGGATGAGGGCCTGGTTAAGGAGCTCCAGTCTAAGCTGGAGAAGATGCAGTCTGAAAAAGAGAAGGAGATTCAAGATTTGAAGGAGAAGTGTCAGAATGCTGCTGTTGCAGTTAATGATCTGCATATGGACAAGCGTGAGCTCCAGGAGGAGCTGGGAAAAATGAAACAGGAGATTACAGGGAAGGTGTCCAAGTTGAAAGAGATGAGGGAGGACCACACTCGGGTGGTGGAGGAGAATAAGGATCTGAGAGAGAGGTTGCAGGAAGCAGAGGATGAGATTGAGGACTGGCAGGAGAGGAATGAACAAACTCAGGTACTCCAGAAGCAGGCTGGGAATAAAGAGATTGAGGAACTGAGAAATGAAAACTCTGAACTGAAATCAAAACTTGAGGAGTATTTTACAGCCTGTGAGAATGAAAAGACTAGAATTTCTCGGCTTTTGGCTGAGAATCAGAGATTGTCTGCTCAAACTGAACAGTTTgaagttaaaaaaaaagaaagtatGCATCAGGCATCACAAGCTCTGCATGACAGAATATCAGTGTTGGAGACACAGTTTGATGCTGTGACTTTAGACAAGGTAAATCTTGAGAAGGAGATAAGTCAGTTGGAGGATAAACTCCATTCTCAGACAAAACATTATGAGCATTATATCCAGGAACTGCAGAACAGCCAAGACAAAGATGCCTCAGCCTTACAGCAAGACCATCAGGCCATGATGCAGACTTGTCATGAGAAGGAGCTTGCAATTGGTGAACTGCAGTCTCAGATTAACTCCTTACAATCGGAACTGGAAATGACTAAAGAAACAATGCAAACATCTGTTGATAGTCATGAGCAGCTGACTTCTATTTTGAAGGAGAAAGATGATGAAATTTCTTCACTGAAGTCAGCAAATATTGAGTTAAATACTGAGTATGAAGAGTTGTGTGCCCATATGAAGGAACAGGAAGTCCTCATGGAGAGTATGAAAGGTATGGAGAAACTCCTCGCTGCTTCGAAGGAGGAGATTCAGAGATTACGAACAGAAATTGAGGTGAATAAGATGAACATGGAACAGCAGAAGCCTGATGACATGGATCAGTCAAAGACATTGGAGGTTATCACTGAGCTTGAGAAAGAGCTTGCTTTGTGCAAAGACAAAATATCTCAGTTAGAGGAAACTGTCTATGCTCAGGAGTCCTTGATTAATGATCACAAGGCAGGAATTACTCAGTTAAATGAAAAACACGAATTGCATATTAGGGAAATTGAAGAAGAAAGAACAAAGCTCGCAAGACAGGATGATTTAATTTTGATTCTACAAGAGAAATCTGCAGAAAAGGAGGATGAAATTGCAGATTTGAAAAACAAGTTGACAAGAGCCTCATCCTTAGTGGAAGCTAACAAGTTGCAGTTGCTCAGTGAAGAAGATAGTTCTCAATGTCACCCTGTCCTACCTGCTCTTGAATACCCAGAGAAGGCAGCCATAGAATACACCCCACCATCAAGGAAGATGGATAAACAAGAAAGTCTGGATAAGGATGATTTTGATCGTGACACGTCTGACAAGATTGAGACAATTTCAAAGGATATTGGTGAACTTCAGCTCCGCCTGCAAGAGAAGGATCTTGTGATTCAAGAACTTCAGAGCAATAATGCCTCATTACTGACGATGCTGGAGGCCAAGTCCCTGACATCGCATGGGGATAAAACTCTCGTCAGTGTGCATAAGCTGGAAAATGAGGTCAAGGCTCTTAAGATGGAGCGAGAACAGATCATGGCAGTGATGACCGAGAAATCCCGCGAGTCAAGTTCACTGAAAGCTGAGGTGCATCGTTTGATGAGTGTTGTGTCTGCAGAAAAGAGTGCCCTGGACAAGCTGCAGGAGGACAACAACCAGCTACAGAACAGGGAGAATCCTGTTGATGACATGCAGAGGGAGGCATTGCAGAACTTGTCTCGTCTTGTTCGTGATCGGGAATTGGAGATTGAGGCACTGAAACAGAAAAATGACACACTCCTGGCTGTGCTGCAAGACTCTTCTCAGGAAACACAAGGGTCTCAGATCAATTCTCTCCTCCAAGACAAAGATAACCTAAGCAAGCAGGTGATGACATTTCAGGCTGAGCGAGAACAGATGATCACCTACCTCAACCAAAAACACCAGGAGAGTGTGACATATCATAATGAAATTCAGAGACTCACTGCATTGGTGTCCACTCAGACTGAACAGTTTGAAACTCTAAATCGCAACTACACTAATCTAGTTCCTCAGTTTGAAGATAAAACACAGACTCTTCTTAAAACACAAAATGAACTTTTAAATTATAAACAGAAATATAATGAATTAGAAATTAAATATGGGGAGTTGTTAGGAAGGTCCAACATGAGTGAAACTATTGACATGGCAACTTACAATACTAAGGAGGTTGAGCTCCAGAAAACTCAGGACAGATTATCAGAACTACAACAGGAAGTTAATGATCGGGATCAGAAGATTCAGAGCCTGTCTTCAAAGATTCATGAACTGGAAAGTATAGTGTCAAGTAAAGAAGCTGAGAGGATTAGTTTTAAAAAGCAGGCTGATAATTTGACATTTCAGCTTCAGGGCTTGCAAACAGAGCTTCACGACTTTCGAACTGAAAGGGTATCCACACAACAGAAATCCTCTGAAATAGATTCAGAACTGCAGGTTTTGAAAGATACCAATAATCAATTGACATTGTCTCTCAGAGAGAAGGAGTTTGAGTTAACAAGCTTGCGAGAGAAGACGGCGACATTGACAACACTACTACAGCAGCAGCAGGGTGAGAAAGGGCAGGTTGACCACCTTGTCCAGGAGAACGCCTCACTACATCAACAGACTGTTCAGTACCAGCAGGAAAGGGACCAGGCCATCATGGCCCTCCAGCAAAAACACTCTGATGTGGAGGAGCTCAATAAAGAG ATCGCCCGTCTGAAGGAGAGGGAAATGAAACTGAGTCGGGAACTGGAGCGACTGAGACAGCATCTGCTTCAG ATTGAGGAAGGCTACACTGGGGAAGCTCTGGAGGCCGAGGAGAGAGAGAAGGAGTTGAGGAATAGGCTTGCTGTGGCTGAGGAGAAGATCCTGTCATCCAGCTCAGCAGTACAGAGTGCCAG CCAAGCAGCTAATGAGCAGGTGGAGACATTGAAGCATCAGCTGCAAGGAGTGACCAGTCAGCGTGATGCTGCCTATATGCAAATGACTGCCATGCAGGAACAGTGCCAACAGTACGCTGCCTCCCTTGCCAACCTACAGATGGTGCTTGAACAGTTCCAGCAGG ACAAAGATGCTCAGATTGCTGCTGACACAGAGAGGTACCAAGATGAGATAAAGATCCTGAAAGACAAGATGAACACCCTGCAGAGAACACTTGACACTACAACG AGTGAGCTTGAGGAGGCCTCAGATGGACTGGAGGCAGCAGCTCGTCTGAGTGAACAGCTTGACAAAAAGGAGGAGGCTGTTGCTGCGTTGAAGGAGGAGG TCCTGCTACGAGAGAAGTCTCTGAAGGCAGCAGAGGAGGAGATCAGGAAGCTGACAACAAGCACTGAGGCTAAGGTTGACAA GTTGTTGATGAAGAACATGCTGATAGGCTATTTCCAAACACCATCTAATCAACGCAGTGAGGTCATTCACATGATGGGTGGGGTCCTCAACTTCCATCCAGACGACTATGCAAAG ATTGATCAGAATCGGTCCAGCTGGGTCGCAGGATTCCTCAGATTTGGGTCCCCTCGGTCAGGCCCCACTCCACCAACAACACCTGTACGTGGAGGCCGGAAGGCACCTTCACTGGACCAG TCTTTCTCCCAGCTGTTTGTCAAGTTCCTTGAGAAAGAATCATCTCCTCCCCCACCGCCGGTCCGAATGCCAGCCGAGAAGATGGCCCAGgaggtcacagacaaacacaaagAGAACCAGAAGCCAGTGTTCAACCCGTTCACCGCCCCCAGACATGTGTCCATGCCTCTTAGTATTGGGGAGCAGACTGCCACCACCAAACCCCACATCCTGATGGCGCCCATGTCTCCTGTCACACAGACCAATCCACTCATCGCCCCCATGTCGGGTGATGCGCTCAGTAAGGGCGGATCTGGCAGGTCCACACCACAGAATTCTAGTGCAATTCTTAAAGATGTTCTTGGCTCCAGATGA